A portion of the Candidatus Pristimantibacillus lignocellulolyticus genome contains these proteins:
- a CDS encoding bifunctional 4-hydroxy-2-oxoglutarate aldolase/2-dehydro-3-deoxy-phosphogluconate aldolase, whose amino-acid sequence MRSELLNELLDHKIIAILRGIEDSYAMSTGQAIVDGGVKFMEITMNTEGATQMIHQWRTMFDGVAYVGAGTVIDVDHAKRAVAAGAQFLISPNLDLEVVQYAQQHNIPIWPGVMTPTEIIQAMKAGVEAIKLFPMASLGLNYLSEIRGPINDVPIIATGGVNYNNFRQYFEAGANAVGMGTKLVNLENAKLGKFDDITKQVKSFSSLAATL is encoded by the coding sequence ATGAGATCAGAATTGCTTAACGAACTATTAGATCATAAAATAATTGCAATATTAAGAGGTATCGAAGATTCCTATGCAATGTCTACAGGTCAGGCAATTGTCGATGGTGGCGTTAAATTTATGGAGATTACGATGAATACAGAAGGTGCGACACAAATGATTCATCAATGGCGTACAATGTTTGATGGTGTTGCCTATGTTGGTGCAGGAACTGTTATTGATGTTGATCATGCGAAGCGAGCCGTTGCTGCTGGTGCTCAATTTCTTATTTCACCTAATCTAGATCTTGAAGTTGTTCAATATGCACAGCAGCACAATATACCGATTTGGCCAGGGGTAATGACACCAACTGAGATTATTCAAGCAATGAAGGCAGGCGTGGAAGCAATTAAATTATTTCCGATGGCTTCGCTAGGTTTGAATTATCTAAGCGAGATTCGTGGCCCAATTAATGATGTGCCTATTATTGCTACTGGTGGTGTTAATTACAATAATTTTAGGCAATACTTTGAAGCAGGTGCTAATGCCGTTGGCATGGGAACGAAACTAGTTAATTTGGAAAATGCTAAATTGGGTAAGTTTGATGATATTACGAAGCAGGTAAAATCCTTTTCTTCGCTTGCTGCCACATTATAA
- the mutY gene encoding A/G-specific adenine glycosylase — protein MTILTVEQKKEKYGIDLLEWYFHIQRDLPWRKNHDPYRIWVSEIMLQQTRVDTVIPYYNTFMEKFPTVRALAEAPEDEVLKCWEGLGYYSRARNLQAGARMVMEQYNGQVPTNVEEVAKLKGVGPYTCGAIMSIAYNEPIPAVDGNVMRVLSRFFLLEDDIAKASTRTNIEKLVVTMIPEGKARYFNQALMELGALICSPKSPSCLICPVMEHCEARIQGRELEIPIKTKAKKARVEHRVAAIVEGTGENEGKILIRQRPAEGLLAGMWELPHVLIDESSASPLFISEPKEQPVLGEAISSAIYTDQKLLVRPYEWYSDEEHIFSHIRWKMRFYKADMDESSLVSQIEGNSEAAQMHSDQINSAQWNPEHQVAEQSEQYTSNAVLEREYRFISEADMKTLPFPNLFLKVIQQYWVQKGE, from the coding sequence ATGACAATATTAACTGTTGAACAGAAAAAAGAAAAATACGGAATAGACTTACTAGAGTGGTATTTTCATATACAGCGCGATTTACCTTGGCGGAAAAATCATGATCCGTATCGCATTTGGGTATCAGAGATTATGTTACAACAGACTAGAGTAGATACAGTAATCCCTTATTATAATACATTTATGGAGAAGTTTCCTACTGTCCGAGCGTTAGCAGAGGCACCGGAAGATGAAGTGTTAAAATGCTGGGAAGGATTAGGATACTATTCTCGCGCTCGAAATTTACAAGCGGGGGCACGTATGGTCATGGAACAATATAATGGTCAAGTGCCAACAAATGTGGAGGAAGTAGCTAAGTTGAAAGGTGTAGGGCCTTACACTTGTGGCGCTATAATGAGTATAGCTTACAATGAACCTATACCTGCAGTAGATGGCAATGTTATGCGTGTCTTATCACGATTTTTCTTGCTTGAAGATGATATTGCAAAAGCATCTACAAGAACTAATATAGAAAAATTAGTTGTAACGATGATTCCAGAGGGCAAAGCACGTTATTTCAATCAAGCACTAATGGAGCTTGGAGCTCTAATCTGTTCCCCAAAATCGCCTAGTTGTCTAATTTGTCCAGTTATGGAGCATTGCGAAGCAAGAATACAAGGTAGAGAACTAGAAATACCGATTAAGACAAAAGCTAAAAAAGCTAGAGTTGAGCATAGAGTTGCTGCAATAGTTGAAGGAACTGGAGAGAATGAGGGCAAGATTCTTATTCGTCAACGTCCTGCTGAAGGATTACTTGCTGGGATGTGGGAATTACCACATGTACTTATTGATGAGAGTAGTGCCTCGCCATTATTTATATCCGAACCGAAAGAACAGCCTGTACTAGGTGAAGCTATCTCGTCAGCAATTTATACGGACCAGAAGCTGCTTGTACGACCATATGAATGGTACAGTGACGAAGAGCATATTTTTAGTCATATTCGTTGGAAGATGCGTTTCTACAAGGCAGATATGGATGAGAGTTCTTTAGTATCACAGATAGAGGGGAATTCAGAAGCAGCACAGATGCATTCAGATCAGATCAATTCAGCACAGTGGAATCCTGAACATCAGGTAGCAGAACAAAGTGAACAGTACACGAGCAACGCGGTTTTAGAGCGTGAATATCGATTTATTAGTGAAGCAGATATGAAAACTCTTCCGTTTCCCAATTTATTTTTGAAAGTCATTCAGCAATATTGGGTACAGAAAGGTGAATGA
- a CDS encoding cytochrome c, with protein MKPAITIISVVCAIIGISYFLTACGGSQSSNPSSTPSNGEQQTSDPISLSSASSDVQSIYKARCINCHATDLSGKMGERTNLQHIYVSSSNEDIVATITNGGSIMPAFKDVLSEQEINSLATWLSNQ; from the coding sequence ATGAAACCAGCAATTACTATTATTTCTGTAGTTTGTGCCATAATTGGCATTAGTTATTTTCTAACTGCATGTGGAGGGTCACAATCTTCAAATCCGAGTTCTACTCCTTCAAATGGGGAGCAACAAACTTCCGATCCTATTTCACTTTCATCTGCTTCAAGTGATGTACAATCGATTTATAAAGCTCGATGTATTAACTGTCATGCTACTGATCTTTCTGGAAAAATGGGAGAGCGAACTAATTTACAACATATCTATGTATCAAGTAGCAATGAAGATATTGTTGCAACGATTACGAATGGTGGAAGTATCATGCCAGCGTTTAAAGATGTTCTATCTGAACAAGAAATCAATTCATTAGCAACTTGGTTATCTAATCAATAA
- the acpS gene encoding holo-ACP synthase yields MIIGIGHDMTELSRLRKILTGELSEKFLRRIFTELEFEELGNTVGELRKVEYVAGRFAVKEAVSKAFGCGIGSKLSFHDIQVMRSSNGKPTCTVSSTAIEALGYLNMNLEIHVSITHERELASAFVVVEHRL; encoded by the coding sequence ATGATAATTGGCATAGGTCATGATATGACGGAACTTTCGCGTTTAAGAAAGATACTAACAGGAGAGCTCAGTGAGAAGTTTTTACGTCGTATTTTTACCGAACTTGAATTCGAGGAGCTAGGTAATACAGTAGGTGAGTTACGTAAAGTTGAATATGTTGCAGGTCGTTTTGCTGTGAAAGAAGCAGTAAGTAAAGCTTTTGGCTGTGGAATTGGATCCAAGCTATCATTCCATGATATTCAAGTGATGCGTAGTAGTAATGGAAAGCCAACTTGCACAGTTTCATCAACAGCAATTGAAGCGTTAGGCTACTTAAACATGAATCTAGAAATTCATGTATCCATAACACATGAGCGAGAACTTGCTTCAGCGTTTGTCGTTGTTGAACATAGACTGTAA